A part of Olleya sp. Bg11-27 genomic DNA contains:
- a CDS encoding glycosyltransferase, whose translation MVQERVGIVTVTYGNREAYFSKLIASALKHRNVAKIVVVSNGVEQESSDRLNKLQEANKTKLIVHDLGYNSGSAKGFKEGILRVLEEDVDFVWLLDDDNLPKDNALEVLLKSWDGFNKDTTKPLSLLSYRPQRKIYKDAISQHNPYLMLGTENSFLGFNIVDKLNKPKTNKRENVDSGLVAVAPYGGMFFHKDTISKIGLPNEHFFLYADDHEFSYRITKNDGKIILVLDSELEDLETSFHLKKPKKILHTRYFSTDSKNAIYYSVRNNVFFEKNFVNNRFIYFLNKLSYIFILFLAMIFNPSHFWKFPIILRAILSSSKHFKTNDKIK comes from the coding sequence ATGGTACAAGAAAGAGTAGGGATAGTTACAGTTACTTATGGAAATAGAGAGGCTTATTTTTCAAAACTAATTGCGTCTGCTTTAAAACACCGCAATGTTGCAAAAATTGTTGTGGTTTCTAATGGTGTTGAACAAGAAAGCAGCGATCGTTTAAACAAATTACAAGAAGCAAATAAAACAAAACTTATAGTACATGATTTAGGCTATAATTCTGGATCTGCTAAAGGTTTTAAAGAAGGGATATTAAGAGTTTTAGAAGAAGATGTAGATTTTGTGTGGCTTTTAGATGACGATAACCTACCTAAAGATAATGCATTAGAAGTGCTATTAAAGTCTTGGGATGGTTTTAATAAAGATACAACGAAACCACTTTCGTTATTATCTTACAGACCACAAAGAAAGATATACAAGGATGCTATTTCGCAGCATAATCCGTATTTAATGCTGGGTACTGAAAATTCTTTTTTAGGATTTAATATTGTAGATAAACTGAATAAGCCTAAAACAAATAAACGAGAAAATGTAGATTCTGGTCTAGTTGCAGTGGCACCTTACGGAGGCATGTTTTTCCATAAGGATACTATTAGTAAAATAGGACTTCCTAATGAACACTTTTTTCTTTATGCAGATGATCACGAGTTCTCTTATAGAATAACAAAAAATGATGGTAAAATAATTTTAGTTTTAGATAGTGAATTAGAGGATTTAGAAACTTCCTTTCACTTAAAAAAACCTAAAAAAATTCTGCACACAAGATATTTTTCAACCGATTCCAAAAACGCAATTTATTACTCTGTACGTAACAATGTGTTTTTTGAAAAAAACTTTGTCAATAACAGGTTCATTTACTTCTTAAACAAGTTAAGTTACATTTTTATCTTATTTTTGGCAATGATTTTTAATCCAAGTCACTTTTGGAAGTTTCCTATAATATTAAGAGCAATACTATCTTCTAGTAAACACTTTAAAACAAATGATAAAATTAAATAA
- a CDS encoding UDP-glucose 6-dehydrogenase produces the protein MKIKNICCIGAGYVGGPTMAVIAKQCPNVKVTVVDINEARIAAWNDDNLDNLPVFEPGLDAIVKEARGRNLFFSTEVDKAIDEAEMIFISVNTPTKTYGKGKGMAADLKYIELCARQIARVSKQDKIIVEKSTLPVRTASAIKDILDNTGNDVAFQILSNPEFLAEGTAVEDLLRPDRVLIGGDTTPEGTNAIEALAAVYAHWVPQERILRTNVWSSELSKLTANAFLAQRVSSINAMSEICEKTGADVNEVSKAIGMDSRIGAKFLKSSVGFGGSCFQKDILNLVYIAKSYGLNEVADYWEQVVLMNEHQKQRFSDNIVSTLYNTVSGKKIAFLGWAFKKDTNDTRESAAIKVADNLLNEQAEITVFDPKVVEERIYADLEYLNTRSSEENRSLLKVANDPYQTCENAHAIAVLTEWDEFKTYDWMQIFSMMQKPAFVFDGRGVLDKETLEDIGFVYYNIGTGQ, from the coding sequence ATGAAAATAAAAAACATCTGTTGTATTGGAGCTGGATATGTTGGTGGACCAACCATGGCCGTAATAGCAAAACAATGCCCTAACGTAAAAGTAACTGTTGTAGATATTAATGAGGCTAGAATTGCTGCATGGAATGACGATAATTTAGATAATCTTCCTGTTTTTGAACCAGGTTTAGATGCTATTGTTAAAGAAGCAAGAGGAAGAAACTTATTCTTTTCCACTGAAGTAGATAAAGCTATTGACGAGGCTGAAATGATATTTATATCTGTAAATACACCAACCAAAACTTATGGAAAAGGTAAAGGGATGGCTGCAGATTTAAAATATATAGAGTTATGCGCTCGCCAAATTGCTAGAGTATCTAAACAAGATAAAATTATTGTAGAAAAATCTACACTTCCTGTTCGTACAGCTTCTGCGATAAAAGATATTCTAGACAATACAGGTAATGATGTTGCTTTTCAAATATTATCTAATCCAGAATTTTTAGCTGAAGGTACAGCGGTTGAAGATCTTTTAAGGCCAGATAGAGTGCTTATTGGTGGTGACACAACTCCAGAAGGAACCAATGCAATTGAAGCTTTGGCGGCAGTATATGCGCATTGGGTACCACAAGAAAGAATTCTAAGAACTAATGTGTGGTCTTCAGAGTTATCTAAACTTACAGCAAATGCCTTTTTAGCACAACGTGTTTCATCAATTAATGCAATGTCAGAAATTTGTGAGAAAACTGGAGCAGATGTAAATGAGGTTTCTAAAGCTATCGGGATGGATAGTAGAATAGGCGCTAAGTTTTTAAAATCGTCTGTAGGTTTTGGAGGTTCTTGTTTTCAAAAAGACATTCTAAATCTTGTTTATATTGCTAAAAGTTACGGATTAAATGAAGTAGCGGATTATTGGGAACAAGTAGTCTTAATGAATGAGCACCAAAAACAACGTTTTTCAGATAATATTGTTAGTACGCTTTACAACACAGTATCCGGTAAAAAGATAGCTTTTTTAGGATGGGCATTTAAAAAAGATACCAATGATACTAGAGAGTCAGCAGCGATTAAAGTCGCTGATAATTTACTAAATGAACAAGCAGAAATAACTGTTTTTGATCCTAAAGTGGTTGAAGAACGTATTTATGCCGATTTAGAATATTTAAATACAAGATCAAGCGAAGAAAATAGAAGTCTTCTTAAAGTTGCAAATGATCCTTACCAAACTTGCGAAAATGCTCATGCTATTGCTGTTTTAACAGAATGGGATGAATTTAAAACCTACGATTGGATGCAAATTTTTAGTATGATGCAAAAACCTGCTTTCGTTTTTGACGGAAGAGGTGTTTTAGATAAAGAAACGTTAGAAGACATTGGATTTGTTTACTATAATATAGGAACTGGTCAATAA
- a CDS encoding DUF1972 domain-containing protein, whose translation MKIAIIGTRGVPNHHGGFEQFAEFFSVFLAENKHEVYVYNSHTHPYQESTFKGVKIIHCKDPENVIGTAGQFLYDLNCIKDARKRDFDIILQLGYTSNSIWHRFLPKKPIIITNMDGLEWKRSKYSKTVQTFLKYAEKLAINSSDYLISDSIGIQEYIKNTYNKDSTYIAYGADNFINEDGSVLESYNVTSYKYNMLIARFEPENNLETILDGASLADKKETFLVVGKHDANEFGEYLKKKYIDHKNIRFIGGVYNLEHLNNLRHFSNLYFHGHSVGGTNPSLLEAMASTTLIIANDNVFNKAILNEDAFYFTDKNEVAKYIDTINKEEYQDKITNNFKKIEDTFNWNKINNQYLKLFLKALKEKKLG comes from the coding sequence TTGAAGATAGCAATAATAGGTACTAGAGGAGTTCCAAACCATCATGGAGGATTTGAGCAATTTGCAGAATTCTTTTCTGTTTTTTTAGCCGAAAACAAACACGAGGTATATGTGTATAACTCACACACACACCCTTATCAAGAAAGCACCTTTAAAGGTGTGAAAATAATACATTGTAAAGATCCTGAAAATGTAATTGGTACTGCAGGTCAATTCTTATATGATTTAAATTGTATAAAAGATGCAAGAAAAAGAGATTTTGATATCATATTGCAACTGGGCTACACAAGTAATTCTATTTGGCATAGATTTTTGCCTAAAAAACCAATAATAATCACCAACATGGATGGTTTAGAGTGGAAAAGAAGTAAATACTCAAAAACTGTTCAAACCTTTTTAAAATATGCCGAAAAACTTGCTATTAATAGTAGTGATTATCTAATATCAGATTCTATTGGAATACAAGAGTATATTAAAAATACATATAATAAAGATTCTACATATATTGCGTATGGAGCAGATAACTTTATAAATGAAGATGGCTCGGTTTTAGAATCCTATAATGTAACTTCGTATAAATACAACATGTTAATTGCTAGATTTGAACCAGAAAATAATCTAGAAACTATTTTAGATGGAGCAAGTCTTGCAGATAAAAAGGAAACCTTTTTAGTGGTAGGTAAACATGATGCCAATGAATTTGGTGAGTACCTAAAGAAAAAGTACATAGATCATAAAAATATTCGTTTTATAGGGGGGGTTTATAATTTAGAGCATTTAAATAACCTTAGACATTTTTCTAATTTATATTTTCACGGTCATTCGGTAGGAGGAACAAATCCTTCTTTGTTAGAAGCAATGGCATCTACCACATTAATTATTGCTAATGATAATGTCTTTAATAAAGCAATTTTAAATGAGGATGCTTTCTATTTTACAGACAAAAACGAAGTCGCTAAATATATCGACACCATTAATAAAGAAGAGTATCAAGATAAAATAACTAATAATTTTAAGAAAATAGAGGACACTTTTAATTGGAATAAAATTAATAATCAATATTTAAAACTCTTTTTAAAAGCATTAAAAGAAAAGAAATTAGGATAA
- a CDS encoding glycosyltransferase: MNILIVPFHDWRKILLEGFRTRDAHFIEHLNENSADVKVVINRPTTLVEILLKRKPNLIKGKVVYSKANFKLYEVSKNFYVIDFVSNDIFGQVLNGYKWFISQYENPKYINFIKESLNKLGINEDYFLLNQNIFASKLSKSLNPKKSVFDAWDNFAKFNVYSKIKEEIFSAYKEYAKICDFWITNSNDNIRDFSKVYQPKELVLIKNGVDVSRFALDKQSEIPDDMKNIPRPIVGFGGKITHLLDVDLLNETMKQTKNTSFVFVGQVLDKQVFNSILKLDNFYYLGDKHYEVYPNYVKNFDICIVPYVVDEDKKSGANSIKVYEYLATTKKVIGTDSNGLEELKEHLYIIHNAEEFSAEIANHENAKELIDLNTHSWSTKVENLIKLLN; the protein is encoded by the coding sequence ATGAATATACTTATAGTACCTTTTCACGATTGGAGAAAAATTCTTCTTGAAGGATTTAGAACTAGAGATGCACATTTTATAGAGCATTTAAATGAAAATAGTGCAGATGTAAAAGTGGTTATTAATAGACCTACAACACTAGTCGAAATCTTACTTAAAAGAAAACCAAATTTAATAAAAGGAAAGGTTGTTTATTCAAAAGCAAACTTTAAACTTTATGAAGTTAGCAAGAATTTTTATGTAATAGATTTTGTATCCAATGATATTTTTGGTCAAGTGCTTAACGGTTATAAGTGGTTTATTTCACAGTATGAAAATCCAAAATATATAAACTTCATTAAAGAGTCTTTAAATAAATTAGGGATTAATGAAGATTACTTTTTACTTAATCAAAACATATTTGCGAGTAAATTATCTAAATCCTTAAATCCTAAAAAATCTGTTTTTGATGCTTGGGATAACTTTGCAAAGTTTAATGTCTATTCAAAAATTAAAGAAGAGATTTTTTCTGCCTATAAAGAATATGCTAAGATCTGTGATTTCTGGATTACAAATTCCAATGATAATATTAGAGATTTTTCAAAAGTATATCAACCTAAAGAGCTTGTACTAATTAAAAATGGTGTGGATGTTTCTAGATTTGCTCTTGATAAACAATCAGAAATTCCTGACGATATGAAAAATATACCGAGGCCAATTGTTGGTTTTGGCGGAAAAATCACTCATCTTCTAGATGTTGATTTATTAAATGAAACGATGAAACAAACTAAAAATACTTCCTTTGTTTTTGTAGGTCAGGTTTTAGATAAACAAGTGTTTAATAGTATTTTAAAATTAGATAACTTTTATTATTTAGGAGATAAACACTACGAAGTATATCCAAACTATGTAAAAAACTTTGATATCTGTATAGTGCCTTACGTTGTTGACGAAGACAAGAAATCTGGGGCAAACTCCATTAAAGTTTACGAGTATTTAGCAACTACAAAAAAAGTGATTGGTACAGACTCTAATGGCTTAGAAGAATTAAAAGAACATTTATATATAATTCATAATGCCGAAGAGTTTTCAGCAGAAATAGCAAACCACGAAAATGCTAAAGAATTAATAGATTTAAATACACATTCTTGGAGTACAAAAGTAGAGAACTTAATCAAATTACTTAATTAG